The DNA segment CAGAAATAGAATTCGTGCGGGGGACGAAGCAAAGGCCGGCATGAAAATCAAAATTGGATCACTGAAGCCCATGTTCCAAAAGGAAGATGGAGGGAGCACAGCGTCCTGATCGCTGCTCGGGTCCCCCGCCTGGACTGACGAGAAGGCTTCTGCTGATCGCGAGGTGTGGCCTGGAATTCCACGAACCGCGTGCGAGGCTGCAAATTGCAAAATGAGAATTGGAAAGTGCAAAATGCATAATCCAAAATCCAAAAACCCCGCAGGGGCAGCCTTTTGGCACCTTGCCATTTAACCTTTGCGATTCCGCATGCCCGCTTACGAGCTTACGCGGCGCTGGCTTGTTGAGAGCTTTCGCCGTCCGTTTCGCCGGCGGCGCGAGCGATCCAGCGGGCTACCTCGGTCCGTTCCGGTGGAGAGGCTCCGCGGAGGGCTCGGCGTCCATCGCTGGTCGCTGAAAACCGTACGATCGCGCGATGTAAGTCAGCGACGGACGCGGAGGCAAGTTTGGGTTGGGTTCGGCATCCGCTGCCAACCAGTAACTGGACATCCCGAGCCAACATTTCAGGCACCTGACACATCAGCAGCGTTTGAGCTTGCCAGTCGGAAACCATTTGGGCCGTAATCCAGCGGGCCGCTAGACGGTCCGCCGTTCGAGCCGCTGGCAGGTCCAGGAATTCGCCAACCGTTTCGATCCCAATGGCATGAAATCGAGCGGCTGTCTTGGGGCCGATCGAAGGGGCGTCGACGATCGGGGCGCGGCGTGACAGACGGCAGTGTTTGGATTCGGAAGGGAATCGAATTGGAATTGTCGCGGGGTAGTTTTTTTCGTTCTCGTTTTCGTTTTCGTTCGTTTCCTGGATTGCTTGCAGCTGTTTGGCCTGCTGGATTTCCAGCTCGCTTTGCCGCAGTTTCTCTGCTTGTTCAATCGCTCGTTCAGCTCGTTCCATCGCTGCACGACGTTGGATTTCCAGCAGTCGAGCTTGTTCCAGGTCTTCTTTTCTGCGATTAGCCGATTCGGTGGCCGCTTGTGATCGGCCGGAGCTTGGCTGTTTGTCCTGGAAGGCTTGCGAGTTCTTCAACGCTGCCATTTTCTCGGATGAGAAATGGCTGTTCGCTGGTGCAAGCGGCTGATGCTGGATGGACGTCCATTCGGTGATCGGTTTGGTCGTGGAAGGGGAAGCCTCTACTGGTTTTGAAGTCGCTGCAGGAACCACCTTCGCAGTCGCTTGAGCGGCCGCCGCTTTGGCTCGCTGGCGATATTTGTATTCACGTTCACGGTGGTAGACCGCGATCGAACGCCGGACGGCAACGGCTTCCGGCGGCGTCTGCTCTCGAACTTGGCCTGTCTGTTGGTATTCCGCCAGGATGGCCTCGACCGCTTGCTGTTCGGTTCGGTCGACCAGATAGCGGAGGAGCCGTCGATGGGGAATCTTGACGGTGGCCATTACGACTGCGCCGGTGAGGGGCAGTTTCGGAAGTTTGGCTTGATTCGCCTGTTCGTAATCGGAGGCAGCGCGTTCCAGGATTTTTGCCCAGCCAACGGTGGTCAGCGTGAACAGTTCCGCCAACGCTTTTCGGCTGGGAGCATTCAGCCCGCTGGGTGGATCTTTGACTCCCGCTTCCAAGTTGTAGGCATCGAGAAGCAGGTTGTAAGATTGGTTGCCGATTCGGGCGGCGTGCAAGATCGCTGCAGCAAGCCAACCGGTTTGCTGAGACAATTCGAAGCGAATCTCGACGGGGTCGCGAAGGGACAGTTGCCGAATCGATTTGTATGATTTGGTAATGCTCCATTCCAGCGGCCTGTGTACCGTTTTTTCACGGTCACTTTGCGCGGTATGCAGCGGCTGGATCGGATCCGTGAAATAGTGACTGAGGACCCCGGCGGCATGGGCGGCGTCCGCCCATCGTTGTTCTTGCAATCGATGCTGAAGGATTTCGTACCAACGCGTCGCTTTTGCGGGTGCACCGCCCCAGTAGCCATCCTTCACATGGACCACATGATTATGAAAATCGTGGAACCGTGTGTCCGGATCCTTTGAACCTTCCAGGTAGCGATCATGATGTCGCAGAAGAATACTTCGTAATCGTTTTCCTGCAGGCGTTTCGACCAAAGGCAGGGCATCGAGGGCAAAGTAATGGTGGGTACTACGGCAGTGGGCTGCGCGTAGTATCGCAAGCAGCGGGCGACGCATCATGATCCCTATTCCTATCCCTAAAATCTTCTAGCTATGCTGATTGCTTTCGCGGCGTCCGTGATACGGCCGGCCGGGTCGGCATTTCAAGGATCGGATTCGCAGCCGATGGGGCTGCTGTCTGATTAAGGAATTCAGCAACGTTGACGTGGTAAAACCGAGCCCGTCTGAGTAGCTGCAGTTGGAAGCGTTCGGCACCCTCCGGAACTCGCAGTGCGGCGTCCCGTCGTTCTGAAAAGAGGGCTTCATTTAACGGTCGAAAAGGAGCATGCCCTTCCGGCGGTTGTTCGGCACCATACATGGCCTGCCGGCGCCATTGGTGATCACGTCTAGCGACCTCTAAATAGATCGCGTAAAGCTCGGTCCTACTGTACAACGACATACCCGTATTGTCCTGCAGAGCCATTGGTCCACTCCAGATTTGACTCGCCAAAGCTGATAGCCGCCTCCGCGACGGCGTAAAAAGAACTATCGGCTTCAACTGGGGCCCGTCGCAAGATCAATTTTGTTTTTGGTACCGGTCAACAATGGTGATGAAGCTGGGGACCAAAAAGGTGCGGACAAAAAAGGTATCAATCAAGACGCCAAGTCCCAGCGCAAACCCTAACTGGACAATGCCTTGCAGCATCGCCTTCGGTGGCGAATCGGAGATTCCAAAGGAATACATCAGCCAAGGAAACCAAGCCGATGCGGTCATGCTGAAGAACGTCGCCGCCATCACCAGACCACAGGCGGTGATGATCCCGCCCGTTCGGGCGACGGCTCGTCTAAGGGCCGACAACCAACCGCCTTGATGCTGCTCTTCCAGGACTCGGGTGACTAAATAGACGTTGTAGTCCTGGCCAACGGCGACCAAGATCACAAACAGGAAGAGCGGAAGTTTCCAGTCCAGCCCAAGATAATTTTCGCCATATAGCCAAGCAAAAAATCCGGAGGTCAGGCCGACGGTCGCGTAGTAGCTAAGCAGCACGGTAAAGATCAGGTAGACCGATAGCCAGAATTTGCGCAGGACCACGACTAAAACGACCAGGACCGCAAGGATGACGGCGATTTTGATCCGCTGATTGTCTTCGATCGTTACCCGTCGTAAATCGATGATCGAAGCGGTTGTCCCCGCGATCGATACTTCCGATTCAAACCAAGGGGACTTCGGGTCATCGGCTTGTTCCTGAAGCCAGCCTCGAAGTTTCGCAACCGATTCGCCCGTTGCGGCTCCAAAGGGATCCCCTTTGATAACCACATCGATTCGAGCCAAGCGATCGACATAGGGGGCCGTTTCGCTGAAGAAATATCGCTGTGAAATCGGATGCTCGCGAAGCAGACGTCTGCGCCATGCGTTGGGGTCAAGCAAACCCATGTGCCGATCCGGTGGGTAATCGCCCAAAGGATCGCTGGCCGTGCGGACGGCGCGAACGCCATCTAATTCATAGAGTGCCTTGCGGAGTTCGGCGATGTCGGCGTTCATCGTCTCGCGTGGGCTGGGCTGTTTCTTCACCAGTAGGACGGTTGTCGGATTGGAATCTCCAATCGAAAAATGTTGCGTCAGGTTGTCCAGCCCGCGGCGACTGACCGCTTGGTGGCTCAGTTGGCCACTCATGTCATAGGTCACGTGTCGTTCTTCTTGGAACCCGAAGCTGGCGGGGATCAATAGGATCAAGATCCCTCCTCCCAGCGTTAGCCAAGGGTACCGCGTGATCATGATCGAAAGTCTGCCCCAAATGCCCGCTTTCTTACGTTCGTATCCGACGACTCGACTGGGCCAAAAGACACACGGTCCAATGGCGTAAATCAAAACGGGAGTCAGCGTCAAACTGACCAACAGGCCGATCAGCAAACAGAGTGCGATGATCGGGCCCGTATGATGGAATTTGCCAAACTGAGCGATCCACAACATGCCCAGACCGACCACGGTCGTGAACGCACTTCCCAGGAGCGCCGGAGTGACACGTGTCAGCGCGACCTCGCAGGCTTCCTTCCAAGGTCGGCTAGCCGCTTCTTCACGCAGGCGTGCGATCAAGAACAGGCAATAATCCGTGCCTGCTCCAAACAGAATGACAACCACAAAAATCCGTGATGTGGTGAAGACTCGCAGGTCAAACCAATCGTTCGGATCACTCCGTGCCCAGCCCGCTAGCAGGGCGACTCCACCGGTGGCGGTCAGCACTGCTGCCAAGATCGAAAGCAATGGGATGAAGACCAGGATCGGGGCCCGGTAGACGACCGCCAAAATGATCAGGATCATCAATACCGTGAAGACCTCGGTGTACCGGATCGCATCACGAGCGGCGATCAATGTTTCGCCACCAATGGCTGCGGACCCGGTCGGCAAAATGCTTAACCCGGGCTGTGTGCAGTGCCCGGAATAAGCCTGAACGTTTGCAATCAGTTGTTCGACAACTTCCAGGGTGGCGATGTTTCCTGTCGCTGCTAATTCCGATTCCAGTTGCAAGCGAATCAAACGGGCTTCAGGAACTTTTAAGCGATGCCCGATGGCGGGGTCATTCCAGCTTAAAATTCCCAGCAGCGACTGCCATGGTTCCAGTTCACGTTGCTCGATCGGCGGCAGCCACGTTTTGATGTCTGGTAACAGGTTTTGAGCGGCC comes from the Roseimaritima multifibrata genome and includes:
- a CDS encoding DUF4332 domain-containing protein, producing the protein MMRRPLLAILRAAHCRSTHHYFALDALPLVETPAGKRLRSILLRHHDRYLEGSKDPDTRFHDFHNHVVHVKDGYWGGAPAKATRWYEILQHRLQEQRWADAAHAAGVLSHYFTDPIQPLHTAQSDREKTVHRPLEWSITKSYKSIRQLSLRDPVEIRFELSQQTGWLAAAILHAARIGNQSYNLLLDAYNLEAGVKDPPSGLNAPSRKALAELFTLTTVGWAKILERAASDYEQANQAKLPKLPLTGAVVMATVKIPHRRLLRYLVDRTEQQAVEAILAEYQQTGQVREQTPPEAVAVRRSIAVYHREREYKYRQRAKAAAAQATAKVVPAATSKPVEASPSTTKPITEWTSIQHQPLAPANSHFSSEKMAALKNSQAFQDKQPSSGRSQAATESANRRKEDLEQARLLEIQRRAAMERAERAIEQAEKLRQSELEIQQAKQLQAIQETNENENENEKNYPATIPIRFPSESKHCRLSRRAPIVDAPSIGPKTAARFHAIGIETVGEFLDLPAARTADRLAARWITAQMVSDWQAQTLLMCQVPEMLARDVQLLVGSGCRTQPKLASASVADLHRAIVRFSATSDGRRALRGASPPERTEVARWIARAAGETDGESSQQASAA
- a CDS encoding MMPL family transporter; translation: MTSPVPAGRPANRLAKLVIRFWYVILIAWIVVAAGVRLSAPKWASIAYDGDFEYLPADLPSVAGGRLLDQAFPDERARSEIIIVLSRDDEPLIESDEYVALDLQRRLSHRLAEASIAKAKQLGWKGGIPKEGTRIEELLTRARKSLDESIKADARFYEKFIDCLPQTAVATPTEPRMAVAYWDRGELLKEFGELELAESDLQAAQNLLPDIKTWLPPIEQRELEPWQSLLGILSWNDPAIGHRLKVPEARLIRLQLESELAATGNIATLEVVEQLIANVQAYSGHCTQPGLSILPTGSAAIGGETLIAARDAIRYTEVFTVLMILIILAVVYRAPILVFIPLLSILAAVLTATGGVALLAGWARSDPNDWFDLRVFTTSRIFVVVILFGAGTDYCLFLIARLREEAASRPWKEACEVALTRVTPALLGSAFTTVVGLGMLWIAQFGKFHHTGPIIALCLLIGLLVSLTLTPVLIYAIGPCVFWPSRVVGYERKKAGIWGRLSIMITRYPWLTLGGGILILLIPASFGFQEERHVTYDMSGQLSHQAVSRRGLDNLTQHFSIGDSNPTTVLLVKKQPSPRETMNADIAELRKALYELDGVRAVRTASDPLGDYPPDRHMGLLDPNAWRRRLLREHPISQRYFFSETAPYVDRLARIDVVIKGDPFGAATGESVAKLRGWLQEQADDPKSPWFESEVSIAGTTASIIDLRRVTIEDNQRIKIAVILAVLVVLVVVLRKFWLSVYLIFTVLLSYYATVGLTSGFFAWLYGENYLGLDWKLPLFLFVILVAVGQDYNVYLVTRVLEEQHQGGWLSALRRAVARTGGIITACGLVMAATFFSMTASAWFPWLMYSFGISDSPPKAMLQGIVQLGFALGLGVLIDTFFVRTFLVPSFITIVDRYQKQN